A DNA window from Fragaria vesca subsp. vesca linkage group LG3, FraVesHawaii_1.0, whole genome shotgun sequence contains the following coding sequences:
- the LOC101298100 gene encoding uncharacterized protein LOC101298100, with product MEGAGSRLSRASSRYGPTTTVFSGPVRRWKKKWVHVPPSPSSFRSRNARNNDSNSSRLMLCRWTPISAAANSATGSGEERPRRRFRYTPVAVLDEQKKMVEKKIEDMEDVENTSEGEESTVLSDKLFGKSNTDQVKKQETEAFGKASSQAASINNLNLDLGLQGHSASLELMNKMKGAKTKTASSGGFWLQ from the exons ATGGAGGGAGCCGGGTCGAGATTGAGCCGCGCGTCGTCGAGGTACGGCCCAACAACCACCGTCTTCAGCGGCCCAGTCCGGAGGTGGAAGAAGAAGTGGGTCCACGTGCCTCCATCCCCTTCTTCCTTCCGCTCTCGCAACGCCCGAAACAACGACAGCAACTCCTCTCGCCTCATGCTTTGCCGCTGGACCCCAATTTCTGCCGCCGCTAACTCTGCTACCGGCTCCGGCGAGGAGCGGCCGCGCCGGAGGTTCCGCTACACCCCT GTTGCTGTGTTGGATGAGCAGAAGAAGATGGTTGAGAAAAAGATTGAGGACATGGAGGATGTGGAGAACACTAGTGAGGGAGAGGAATCTACAGTGCTGAGTGATAAGTTGTTTGGGAAGTCAAACACTGATCAAGTTAAGAAGCAAGAGACTGAG GCATTCGGTAAGGCCAGCTCACAGGCCGCAAGTATAAATAATCTGAATTTAGATCTGGGCTTGCAAGGTCACAGTGCCAGCCTGGAGTTGATGAACAAAATGAAAGGGGCTAAGACAAAGACTGCAAGCTCAGGTGGGTTTTGGTTGCAGTGA
- the LOC101311083 gene encoding uncharacterized protein LOC101311083: protein MNDLPAYGNLSGSVTKGYNACPVCVDKTKPYRLKRSKKMVFLRSHRWTERHHPYRRHAAAFDNTIEKDVAPEPLTGEEVLARVEVRHILDVMHIEKNCCNAIIGTLLNILGKTKDGVNARLDMVDMGIKTDVKVVAGEKKTKLPLGSWNLLHKEKKIVCGSFFGMSVPTGFSSHIRNLVSMADLKLAGLKSHDCHTVMQYLLPVALRSVLEKPVRYAIIRFCLFFKAICLLEKFFPPSFFDVMIHLTLYLVREVEWCGPVFFRWMYPFERYMKVFKGYVKNRHFPEGCIAEKYIVEEAIEFLEDRVLSQGGTTVGIPSTSIAGHYKQSRPLSRPTMGAPIQNDGVSCGYYVMRYIEEILEDNDLDLDKKWGTRAGLTYTTQQLDEVRGDGLSMCCSFRITDIRL, encoded by the exons ATGAATGACTTGCCTGCGTATGGGAACCTCTCGGGTAGTGTCACCAAAGGATATAATGCTTGTCCTGTTTGTGTTGATAAAACCAAACCCTACAGGCTGAAACGTAGCAAGAAAATGGTGTTTTTGAGGAGTCACCGATGGACAGAAAGACATCATCCATACAGAAGGCATGCTGCTGCATTCGACAACACTATTGAGAAGGATGTCGCCCCTGAACCATTAACTGGAGAAGAGGTGTTGGCAAGGGTTGAAG TACGCCATATTCTTGATGTCATGCACATTGAGAAGAATTGTTGCAATGCCATAATTGGTACCCTCTTGAATATTCTTGGGAAGACCAAGGATGGAGTGAATGCCCGTTTGGACATGGTCGATATGGGCATCAAAACTGATGTAAAAGTGGTAGCTGGTGAGAAAAAGACCAAATTGCCTTTGGGTAGTTGGAACTTGCTGCATAAGGAGAAGAAAATAGTGTGCGGGTCCTTTTTTGGCATGTCAGTTCCTACAGGCTTTTCCTCTCATATTAGGAACCTAGTCTCGATGGCAGATTTAAAATTGGCTGGTCTTAAGTCACATGACTGCCACACAGTGATGCAGTACCTTCTCCCGGTTGCATTGAGATCAGTTTTAGAGAAGCCTGTTAGGTATGCCATTATTCGGTTTTGCCTTTTCTTTAAGGCAATTTGTTTACTGGAAAAGTTCTTCCCACCTTCATTTTTCGACGTAATGATTCATCTAACACTCTATCTTGTTAGAGAAGTTGAATGGTGTGGTCCAGTGTTTTTCCGATGGATGTACCCATTTGAGAGGTACATGAAAGTGTTCAAAGGGTATGTGAAAAATCGACATTTTCCTGAGGGGTGCATAGCTGAGAAGTACATTGTCGAAGAAGCTATTGAGTTTTTGGAAGACCGTGTCCTTTCTCAAGGTGGTACCACTGTGGGAATTCCATCTACAAGCATAGCTGGACATTACAAACAGAGCAGACCCTTGTCACGGCCAACCATG GGCGCTCCGATACAAAATGATGGCGTGAGTTGTGGTTATTATGTTATGCGCTACATTGAAGAAATTTTGGAGGACAACGACCTTGACCTTGATAAAAAG TGGGGAACCAGAGCTGGTCTGACTTACACTACCCAACAACTTGATGAGGTACGAGGAGATGGGCTAAGTATGTGCTGCAGTTTCCGGATAACTGATATCAGACTGTGA